A genomic window from Silene latifolia isolate original U9 population chromosome Y, ASM4854445v1, whole genome shotgun sequence includes:
- the LOC141631507 gene encoding uncharacterized protein LOC141631507, translated as MEKNFSLYDVQDRDKVKLASHFLVREADRWWTITGPSVTQDPTFDWSRFKSLVETRFYPKELKQQKLKEFIEFKQGGLSVQAFTDKFNDLAHYASRFVRDEDERVYFYRSKLNPKLESMVRRDSTTFVAVYDDALWAENSLKAIEDDAKPHPSSNSYHPNIHGKRPFVPPSSSNIANKKRSLPRDQELRVQEPCGQVSQPNYDTNFEKSRKCFGCKEALHPGVGCYGRPLTCYRCKEPGHRFHDCPERKASTTSNPTQAPKAKPRGTIYVMSRAESAAHPDIITGVFLHS; from the coding sequence ATGGAAAAGAATTTCTCTCTTTATGATGTCCAAGATCGAGACAAAGTGAAGCTTGCCTCTCATTTCCTTGTGAGGgaggccgataggtggtggactataACTGGACCTTCCGTCACTCAAGACCCCACCTTTGATTGGAGCCGCTTCAAGTCTCTTGTGGAAACTCGTTTCTACCCTAAGGAACTCAAGCAACAAAAATTGAAGGAGTTCATTGAATTCAAGCAAGGAGGATTATCCGTTCAAGCTTTCACCGACAAGTTCAACGACCTCGCTCATTATGCTTCAAGATTCGTGAGAGATGAAGATGAGCGTGTCTACTTCTACCGGAGCAAGTTGAATCCCAAGTTGGAAAGTATGGTGAGAAGAGACTCCACGACCTTTGTGGCGGTctatgatgatgctctttgggccgaGAATTCCTTGAAGGCTATTGAAGATGATGCTAAGCCTCATCCCTCCTCTAATTCTTATCATCCTAACATCCATGGAAAGAGACCCTTTGTGCCCCCGTCTTCGTCGAACATTGCTAACAAGAAGAGATCCTTACCAAGAGATCAAGAGCTAAGAGTACAAGAGCCATGTGGACAAGTCTCCCAACCAAACTATGACACCAATTTTGAGAAGTCCCGCAAGTGCTTCGGTTGTAAGGAAGCcctacaccccggagttggatgttATGGTAGACCCTTAACTTGCTACCGTTGTAAGGAGCCCGGACATCGCTTCCATGATTGCCCCGAAAGGAAAGCTTCTACTACTTCTAATCCCACTCAAGCTCCAAAAGCTAAGCCAAGAGGAACCATTTATGTTATGAGTCGAGCCGAATctgccgctcatcccgatatcattacgggtgtGTTTCtccattcttga